The Methanopyrus kandleri AV19 DNA segment CGTGCTGTACGACGTCGTCATCAACTCCACCTGTCCCCTCCGGGGCGAACCTACCAGGCGCGTGGCGGAGCGTTACTCGAATTATCTAGAAGAGCTGGAAAAAGCTGGCGTCGACGGTGTGGTGGTGGCGGACCCCTTCGTGCTCAAACTGGCTGCCGAGGTCTTCGACAGGATCACGGTCTCGTGTCTCGCTTTCGTCAACACACCAGAAAAGGCCGAGTTCTACGCCGACGTGGCGACGGCGATCACGGTGGACACCAGCTTCAACCGCCGGTTCGAAGTCCTGGAGGAGCTCTCCCGGCTCCAGGTCGAGCTGAAGGTCATCGTGAACGAGGGGTGCTTACTCGATTGTCCGTACCGACCCTTCCACTTCAACATCTTCTCGCATCTGTACGGCCCCGACGAGGTGTCGGTGTACGATGACTACTACTACCGCAGATGCATCGCGGACCGCTTGGAACACCCGGAGCTGATAATCAAGTCACCGTGGATCCGCCCCGAGGACCTGGGACACTACCTCGAGTACGTGGACGCGTTCAAGATCTCTGGGAGGTCGCATCAGGTCGAGTGGATAGTCGAGGTGGTGAACGCATACCTAGAGGGTCGCTGGGACGGTAACCTGCTGCACATCTTGGACTGCCCACGTGAGCTTCGGGACGTGTTCTACGTGCCCAACCCGGAATTAGACGGTGCGATTGAGAGGTGGAAGGAATGCGACTTCAGGTGTCACGAGTGCGGCTTCTGCCGTGAACTGGCCGATCGCGTGGTTGAAGTTCGAGAGTTCAAGAGCACCGTCGTAGGGGAGGTGAGCGCCTAAATTGTCCAAGAAGCTACTGCGTAGGTGCGCCGCACAGCTCAAACGTGTGCAGGATGCGCTCGGGGACGACGCGGTAGTCTCCGAGGTTGACCTGTTCGTGGCACGGTGCGGTTGTGTAGGTGTCGTGTTCATGGTCCGGGGCGTCGAGCTACGAGATATCAGCGACGAGGTTCTTGACGGACTGGAGGAAGCCGGGAAGGCCCTGGGCGTGCGACCCGACGTGGTTTACGCGCGCGTCGTCCCCGGCACCCAAGTGGTGATCGATCTGGCCGTCCGAACACTGTGCGACACGTGTCGTCGCGAGTTCTCCGGGGAGGAGCCCAGGCCCGACCTGAAGGTGCTCAGGGGCGCCACCGAGCGTTGACCCGAAGATGGTACCTGTGTTGTTCACGTCACCACCTCGACACCGTCCCCGAAGACTCCGACGGGATCGTCGTACCGGTCACCGAGCACGGTGTGGCCACTTTGCTACCCCGGTATCCGGAGACTTACGAAGTGGAGGACATCGTCGACGTGGCAAAAGATCGAGGATTATCGGTGCAGGCGCTCATGGACTTCACGTGCGCCGGCTGTGAGCATCTATCTCCCGATGGCTATCCCTCGCTTCGTTCGACCCTCGACTATTTGGCCTCGGACTTGGAGGTCGACGGTGTGGTGGTGGCGGATCCGTACCTGGTGGAAGTGCTCGCTACGGAGTACGATCTCACAGTGGTAGTCTCGCATACCGCCGCCGTGGATACTCCGGAGAAGGCGTGGCACTTCGAGCGACTCGGAGCTGACGTCATCACTGTGGATCCGGCGCTGAACTCGAACGAGGAAGAGGTTTCCGCCATCCGAGAGCGGGTCAGTGTCGAACTCCGGACCGCCGTAGGCGCGATTACGTTCCGGGACCCGGTCGCCTTCTTCGAGCGTAACCTGTTCTCGCACGCCACGGCCGAGGGAATCGAAGTGGACCCCTACCGTAACAATCCCTACGAGCCGATGAGGGAGAGGGTCGTTGTGTGGGAGGTTCGTGAGGAGCTGTTCGACGAGGTCTTCATCCTCGCCTCCGGAGAACCTCCGTGATATCGGTCCTGGTCACTATCCCCACGACCCTGTTTTCCCCGTCCACCACGGGTAGACATGAGATGTTATGTCTGTCCATGCGCCTTAACGCCTCGTCGACGGACTCGTGGGGCCTGATCGTGATCACGTCCTCGGTCATGATGTCTTTGAGTCGCCTCTTCCCCTCTGCGACGGCCGCTGCGATGTCCCAGGACGTCACGATCCCTACGATCCTCCCCTCTTCGTCGACCACTGGGATGTGGTTGATCTCCTTCTCTATCAACCTCCGCGCGACGTCCTCGATGCTCTCGTCCGGTGACGCCGTCACGACGCTCTCGGTCATGATATCCCTGACGCGGGGGAGGGAGGGCGGTCGGTAAGGCATGGGTCTGAACTCACGCTCCCTAGGCAGTGGCTCTACGGGTTGGGTCAGCGTGAACTCTCCCTCCTCGATCTCCTCCTTGAGGCGCTCCGCGATCTCGAGGGCCATCTTGTAACTGGACAGTGCTCCCGTCCTCACCGTTCTACCTTCGATCTCCACTTTCCCGGATCTGAGCTCTTCGTAGGTCACCCTCTTCACCACGGGTCGGTCCCGGGACGGTATCCCGTAGTCGACGATCGGCACCTCGATATCGGCGTCGCTCACGCCCGTGGAGGCCGCTACCCGCTCGTCGAGCACGGGGATAGGGACTCCGATGCCGACCGCCAGGCTTACACCGTACTTCTCCAACACG contains these protein-coding regions:
- a CDS encoding peptidase U32 family protein, with the protein product MKFWIPHPGHTSGLEALLSGIDDLGRVEAVYTGGSPDEVGTGRPNLHYPRLDEVREQVELAHSHDVLYDVVINSTCPLRGEPTRRVAERYSNYLEELEKAGVDGVVVADPFVLKLAAEVFDRITVSCLAFVNTPEKAEFYADVATAITVDTSFNRRFEVLEELSRLQVELKVIVNEGCLLDCPYRPFHFNIFSHLYGPDEVSVYDDYYYRRCIADRLEHPELIIKSPWIRPEDLGHYLEYVDAFKISGRSHQVEWIVEVVNAYLEGRWDGNLLHILDCPRELRDVFYVPNPELDGAIERWKECDFRCHECGFCRELADRVVEVREFKSTVVGEVSA
- a CDS encoding DUF5402 family protein yields the protein MSKKLLRRCAAQLKRVQDALGDDAVVSEVDLFVARCGCVGVVFMVRGVELRDISDEVLDGLEEAGKALGVRPDVVYARVVPGTQVVIDLAVRTLCDTCRREFSGEEPRPDLKVLRGATER
- a CDS encoding U32 family peptidase, translated to MTRRWYLCCSRHHLDTVPEDSDGIVVPVTEHGVATLLPRYPETYEVEDIVDVAKDRGLSVQALMDFTCAGCEHLSPDGYPSLRSTLDYLASDLEVDGVVVADPYLVEVLATEYDLTVVVSHTAAVDTPEKAWHFERLGADVITVDPALNSNEEEVSAIRERVSVELRTAVGAITFRDPVAFFERNLFSHATAEGIEVDPYRNNPYEPMRERVVVWEVREELFDEVFILASGEPP